A genomic window from Plodia interpunctella isolate USDA-ARS_2022_Savannah chromosome 29, ilPloInte3.2, whole genome shotgun sequence includes:
- the LOC128682088 gene encoding mucin-22-like isoform X2, whose protein sequence is MGRITTLLAVGALCILNATALPSKPDLLGNDQIDNVNSLESSFKSSPESSNYSASESSSESSFTNNVSNNNANNNLNTANSNNYSSSESSNNSSSESSYSSSSESSVVNNGSGSNTNDNSNVGSNSNTNNYSGLNTNGNSGSNTNSYSGTNTNGNSGTNTNGNSGTNTNGNSGTNTNGNSGTNTNGNSGTNTNGNSGTNTNGNSGTNTNGNSGTNTNGNSGTNTNGNSGTNTNGNSGTNTNGNSGTNTNGNSGTNTNGNSGTNTNGNSGTNTNSYSESTSNSNSTDGSSAWNKIWDLYQQYVKKQGVTINDNKAQSSSSSTSTANNNGSSGAANSASQGSGSSGSSNSSSSSSSTASQPGTLYNQSNQATTNDQSQTTSTDVTTQPGQNGQTTTTTTTNQSGQPVTSTSSTAASSSAASSTTGSQTTTIVTNQQGTTGSSSAASNSAASSTTGGQPTTVVTNQPATTGSSSAASSSAASSTSGGQTTTIVTNQPGSTGSSSAASSSAATSTTGGQTTTIVTNKPATTGSSSAASSSAASTTTGDQTTTIVTNQPGTTGSLSAASSSAASSTTGGQPTTIVTNQPGATGSSSAASNSAASSTTGGQTTTIVTNQPGSTGSSSAASSSAATSTTGGQTTIIVTNQPATTGSSSATSSSATSSTTSGQPTPVINNQPGTTGSSSAASSSAASTTTGGQTTTIVTNQPATTGSSSATSSSATSSTTSGQPTPVINNQPGTTGSSSAASSSAASSTTGDQPTTIITNQPATTGSSSAASSSAASTTTGGQTTTIVTNQPTTTGSSSAASSSAASTTTGGQTTTIVTNQPGTTGSSSAASSSAASSTTGGQPTTIVTNQPGTTGSSSAASNSAASSTTGGQPTTIVTNQPGTTGSSSAASSSAASSTTGGQRTTIITNQPATTGSSSAASSSAASTTTGGQTTTIVTNQPGTTGSSSAASSSAASSTTGGQPTTIVTNQPGSTGSSSAASSSAASSTTGGQPTTIVTNQPGTTGSSLAASSSAASSTTGGQPTTIVTNQPGTTGSSSAASSSATSSTTGGQTTIIVNNQPSQNGQTTTTYSGSQSGAYSSAGQSGTGGSTAATSNSAASSTSGAGTSNASAYSTTLSEVFGIANPNLSEDQLWELWLWYLNKAQQNSSSASSSSSSSSSTTGSNSAAASSANSSAASENAPGSTITYTTTKNIPVQPGEIDETITTYTYIPGQPGNQASSTSYLSNTETSNGQPGYVGQSANAASSTSAASTATSNGQPGYVGQSANAASSTSTASTATSNGQSGYVGQSANAASSSSAASTATSNGQSGYVGQGAIAASSSTTASTATSNGQPGNVGQNANAASSSSAASTATSNGQPGYVGQGATAASSSTTASTATSNGQPGYVGQSANAASSSSAASTATSNGQPAYLGQGSTATSSSSTTSTATSNGQPGTVIYSQPGATTTTYTSTQGQPGTATSTSAASSAASSSTSGQSTPIVTSQSGQTTTYTTNQSNYAGQSGTVGSSAASSGAAASISGQGASTSTTSFTSSTAAGSSAPWDKRGNTKLCVCYNNMKDIPANICAQVGCY, encoded by the exons ATGGGTCGAATTACAACTCTTTTGGCTGTTGGTGCTTTATgc atctTAAACGCAACAGCCCTACCAA GTAAACCAGATTTATTGGGTAACGATCAAATTGACAATGTGAACTCTTTAGAGTCATCCTTCAAATCCAGCCCAGAATCATCCAATTACAGTGCATCTGAATCCAGCTCAGAATCCAGTTTCACAAATAATGTCAGCAATAATAACGCTAACAACAATTTAAACACTGCAAATTCCAACAATTATTCAAGTTCTGAATCAAGCAATAACAGTAGTTCGGAATCTAGTTACAGTAGTAGCTCGGAGTCTTCTGTTGTAAATAACGGTTCTGGATCTAATACAAATGATAATAGCAATGTTGGTTCGAATTCAAACACAAATAATTACTCTGGTTTGAACACAAATGGAAATTCTGGATCAAATACAAATAGTTATTCTGGAACGAACACAAATGGAAATTCTGGAACGAACACAAATGGAAATTCTGGAACGAACACAAATGGAAATTCTGGAACGAACACAAATGGAAATTCTGGAACGAATACAAATGGAAATTCTGGAACGAACACAAATGGAAATTCTGGAACGAACACAAATGGAAATTCTGGAACGAACACAAATGGAAATTCTGGAACGAACACAAATGGAAATTCTGGAACGAATACAAATGGAAATTCTGGAACGAACACAAATGGAAATTCTGGAACGAACACAAATGGAAATTCTGGAACGAACACAAATGGAAATTCTGGAACGAACACAAATGGAAATTCTGGAACGAATACGAATGGAAATTCTGGAACGAATACAAATAGCTATTCTGAATCGACTTCAAACTCAAATAGCACAGATG GATCCAGCGCCTGGAATAAGATCTGGGACTTGTACCAACAATACGTGAAGAAACAGGGCGTTACCATCAACGACAATAAAGCCCAAAGCTCAAGCAGTTCAACGTCAACTGCAAATAACAATGGTAGCTCTGGTGCCGCTAATTCTGCAAGTCAAG GATCTGGATCATCAGGCTCTTCAAATTCATCTTCGAGCTCTTCCAGCACAGCTAGTCAACCAGGAACATTATACAACCAATCAAATCAAGCAACCACCAACGATCAAAGTCAAACAACGTCTACAGACGTAACCACCCAACCAGGTCAAAATGGTCAAACGACGACAACCACTACAACAAATCAGTCAGGTCAACCTGTGACATCTACTTCAAGTACAGCTGCATCAAGTAGTGCCGCTTCATCAACCACTGGCAGTCAAACAACAACAATAGTAACCAACCAACAAGGGACAACCGGATCTTCGTCAGCTGCATCCAACAGCGCTGCTTCATCAACCACGGGTGGTCAACCAACAACAGTAGTAACCAACCAACCAGCGACAACCGGATCTTCATCAGCTGCATCCAGTAGCGCTGCTTCATCAACCAGTGGTGGTCAAACGACAACAATAGTAACCAACCAACCAGGGTCAACCGGGTCTTCGTCAGCTGCATCCAGTAGCGCTGCTACATCAACCACTGGTGGTCAAACGACAACAATAGTAACCAACAAACCAGCGACAACCGGATCTTCGTCAGCTGCATCCAGTAGCGCTGCTTCTACAACCACTGGCGATCAAACGACAACAATCGTAACCAACCAACCTGGGACAACCGGATCTTTGTCAGCTGCATCCAGCAGCGCTGCTTCATCAACCACTGGTGGTCAACCAACAACAATAGTAACCAACCAACCAGGGGCAACCGGATCTTCGTCAGCTGCATCCAATAGCGCTGCTTCATCAACCACTGGTGGTCAAACGACAACAATAGTAACCAACCAACCAGGGTCAACCGGATCTTCGTCAGCTGCATCCAGTAGCGCTGCTACATCAACCACTGGTGGTCAAACGACAATAATAGTAACCAACCAACCAGCGACAACCGGATCTTCGTCAGCTACATCCAGTAGCGCTACTTCATCAACCACTAGTGGTCAACCAACACCAGTCATAAATAATCAACCAGGAACAACCGGATCTTCGTCAGCTGCATCCAGTAGCGCTGCTTCTACAACCACTGGAGGTCAAACGACAACAATCGTAACCAACCAACCAGCGACAACCGGATCTTCGTCAGCTACATCCAGTAGCGCTACTTCATCAACCACTAGTGGTCAACCAACACCAGTCATAAATAATCAACCAGGAACAACCGGATCTTCGTCAGCTGCATCCAGTAGCGCTGCTTCATCAACCACTGGCGATCAACCAACAACAATAATAACCAACCAACCAGCGACAACCGGATCTTCGTCAGCTGCATCCAGTAGCGCTGCTTCTACAACCACTGGCGGTCAAACGACAACAATAgtaaccaaccaaccaacgaCAACCGGATCTTCGTCAGCTGCATCCAGTAGCGCTGCTTCTACAACCACTGGAGGTCAAACGACAACAATCGTAACCAACCAACCTGGGACAACCGGATCTTCGTCAGCTGCATCCAGTAGCGCCGCTTCATCAACCACAGGTGGTCAACCAACAACAATAGTAACTAACCAACCAGGGACTACTGGATCTTCGTCAGCTGCATCCAATAGCGCTGCTTCATCAACCACAGGTGGTCAACCAACAACAATAGTAACTAATCAACCAGGGACAACCGGATCTTCGTCAGCTGCATCCAGTAGCGCTGCTTCATCAACCACAGGTGGTCAACGAACAACAATAATAACCAACCAACCAGCGACAACCGGATCTTCGTCAGCTGCATCCAGTAGCGCTGCTTCTACAACCACTGGCGGTCAAACGACAACAATCGTAACCAACCAACCTGGGACAACCGGATCTTCGTCAGCTGCATCCAGTAGCGCCGCTTCATCAACCACAGGTGGTCAACCAACAACAATAGTAACTAACCAACCAGGGTCTACTGGATCTTCGTCAGCTGCATCCAGTAGCGCTGCTTCATCAACCACAGGTGGTCAACCAACAACAATAGTAACTAATCAACCAGGGACAACCGGATCTTCGTTAGCTGCATCCAGTAGCGCTGCTTCATCAACCACAGGTGGTCAACCAACAACAATAGTAACTAACCAACCAGGGACAACCGGATCTTCGTCAGCTGCATCCAGTAGCGCTACTTCATCAACCACAGGTGGTCAAACAACAATAATCGTAAACAACCAACCAAGTCAAAATGGACAAACCACAACTACATATTCGGGAAGCCAATCAGGTGCTTATAGCTCTGCAGGTCAATCAGGTACAGGTGGATCAACAGCAGCTACTTCAAATAGTGCAGCTTCGTCAACCAGTGGCGCTGGAACATCAAATGCTTCTGCCTACTCTACCACCTTATCTGAAGTATTCGGCATAGCCAATCCAAATTTGAGTGAAGATCAACTCTGGGAATTGTGGCTTTGGTATCTGAATAAGGCACAGCAGAATTCGTCAAGTGCCTCGTCTAGTAGTTCATCTAGTTCTTCAACAACTGGATCTAATTCCGCAGCAGCTAGTTCTGCTAATTCCTCGGCTGCATCTGAAAATGCTCCAGGCTCAACAATCACTTACACCACAACAAAGAACATCCCAGTACAACCAGGGGAAATTGATGAGACGATAACAACTTACACTTATATCCCAGGGCAGCCAGGAAACCAAGCATCTTCCACGTCATATTTATCAAACACTGAAACCTCTAACGGTCAACCAGGTTACGTAGGTCAAAGCGCCAATGCTGCATCATCAACTTCGGCCGCAAGTACCGCAACCTCTAACGGTCAACCAGGTTACGTAGGTCAAAGCGCCAATGCTGCATCATCAACTTCTACCGCAAGTACCGCAACCTCTAACGGTCAATCAGGTTACGTAGGTCAAAGCGCCAATGCTGCATCATCATCTTCTGCCGCAAGTACCGCAACCTCTAACGGTCAATCAGGTTACGTAGGTCAAGGGGCCATTGCTGCATCATCATCAACTACCGCAAGTACCGCAACCTCTAACGGTCAACCAGGTAACGTAGGTCAAAACGCCAATGCTGCATCATCATCTTCTGCCGCAAGTACCGCAACCTCTAACGGTCAACCAGGTTACGTAGGTCAAGGGGCCACTGCTGCATCATCATCAACTACTGCAAGTACCGCAACCTCTAACGGTCAACCAGGTTACGTAGGTCAAAGCGCCAATGCTGCGTCATCATCTTCTGCCGCAAGTACCGCAACTTCTAACGGTCAACCAGCTTACTTAGGACAAGGCTCTACTGCCACGTCATCATCTAGTACAACAAGCACGGCAACCTCCAACGGACAACCAGGCACGGTAATATACAGCCAACCAGGTGCAACCACGACTACATATACATCAACCCAAGGTCAACCAGGGACAGCCACATCAACATCAGCTGCGTCAAGCGCAGCTTCATCTAGCACTTCTGGTCAATCAACACCGATCGTGACCAGCCAATCAGGGCAAACCACTACGTATACAACAAATCAATCAAACTATGCAGGTCAATCTGGAACTGTTGGATCATCTGCTGCTTCAAGTGGCGCAGCCGCATCAATTAGTGGTCAAGGAGCGTCAACATCTACGACATCTTTCACATCATCCACTGCAGCGGGCAGTTCGGCCCCATGGGACAAAAGGGGAAATACCAAACTGTGCGTCTGCTATAACAACATGAAAGATATACCCGCGAACATTTGCGCGCAAGTTGGCTGCTACTAG